The following are encoded together in the Pleurocapsa sp. FMAR1 genome:
- a CDS encoding isoaspartyl peptidase/L-asparaginase, which produces MSANQVQPKLIIHGGAGGHIRSEKGEAVVRQALHSVVEEVYDLLAYGASATDAVILGCRLLENQPIFNAGTGSVLQSDGQIRMSAGLMDGSKQRFSGIINVSRVRHPIELAKFLQGENDRVLSDYGAFELLRELHVPKYDPLVEIRLQEWMQERNENFDKKMAGVVAEQALIHEPRKGTIGVVALDKNGKITAGTSTGGKGLERIGRVSDSAMPAGNYADASAGVSCTGIGEEIMEECLAAKIVIRVTDGMSLADAMEKSMSESRSRNRDLGAIAIAADGTISWGKTSEVILAAYHDGKQIGDTLNWNNQEELIGYQ; this is translated from the coding sequence ATGTCAGCTAATCAAGTACAGCCCAAGCTAATTATTCACGGTGGCGCAGGAGGACATATCAGGAGTGAGAAGGGTGAAGCGGTAGTCCGCCAAGCCCTTCATTCGGTTGTTGAAGAAGTATATGACTTACTCGCTTATGGAGCTAGTGCTACTGATGCTGTTATTTTGGGGTGTAGACTGCTAGAAAATCAACCAATTTTTAATGCAGGTACAGGTTCTGTACTTCAGTCTGACGGACAGATACGTATGAGTGCTGGTTTGATGGATGGCTCGAAGCAACGTTTTAGTGGGATCATTAATGTATCCCGTGTTAGACATCCGATTGAACTGGCGAAGTTTTTGCAGGGAGAAAATGATCGCGTATTATCGGACTATGGTGCGTTTGAACTACTGCGAGAACTTCATGTGCCTAAGTACGATCCTTTAGTAGAGATTCGCCTGCAAGAATGGATGCAGGAACGGAATGAAAATTTTGACAAAAAAATGGCAGGAGTAGTTGCCGAACAAGCATTAATTCACGAGCCACGAAAAGGAACAATTGGGGTGGTTGCTCTCGACAAAAACGGTAAAATCACCGCAGGAACTTCCACAGGGGGCAAAGGATTAGAAAGAATTGGTCGAGTGAGCGATTCTGCTATGCCCGCAGGTAACTATGCCGATGCCTCGGCTGGGGTAAGCTGCACAGGAATTGGCGAAGAGATTATGGAAGAATGTTTAGCTGCCAAAATTGTGATTCGCGTTACCGATGGTATGTCTTTAGCGGATGCCATGGAAAAATCTATGAGCGAATCACGCAGTCGTAATCGAGATTTAGGCGCAATTGCGATCGCTGCTGATGGTACTATTTCTTGGGGTAAAACTAGCGAGGTTATACTAGCTGCTTATCATGACGGTAAACAGATTGGCGATACCCTTAATTGGAATAATCAGGAAGAACTAATAGGTTATCAGTAA
- a CDS encoding DUF2256 domain-containing protein, whose translation MPRQRQKSDLPTKICPVCDRPFTWRKKWSKCWDDVKYCSDRCRRRKQSDNSES comes from the coding sequence ATGCCTCGTCAGCGTCAGAAATCCGATCTTCCCACTAAAATTTGTCCTGTATGCGATCGCCCTTTTACCTGGCGTAAAAAATGGTCAAAGTGTTGGGACGACGTTAAATATTGCTCAGATCGTTGTCGTCGCCGCAAACAATCTGATAATAGTGAATCATAA
- a CDS encoding IS1/IS1595 family N-terminal zinc-binding domain-containing protein: MLISCPSCKSKQIVKNGKIHNGNQNYRCRDCGRQFVENRQQKVISQPTKNLIDKLLLEKIPLAGIARHCVGKAAFLCEYSYKKRAIGFTDLKQVSRVQE, translated from the coding sequence ATGTTAATATCCTGTCCTTCTTGTAAGTCCAAGCAAATTGTAAAAAATGGAAAAATTCACAATGGAAACCAAAATTATCGTTGTCGTGACTGCGGTAGACAGTTCGTCGAAAATCGACAGCAAAAAGTTATTAGTCAACCGACCAAAAATTTAATTGACAAGCTATTATTAGAAAAGATTCCATTGGCGGGGATTGCCAGACACTGCGTTGGGAAGGCGGCTTTTTTGTGTGAATATTCATACAAAAAACGCGCCATCGGTTTCACCGACTTGAAGCAAGTGTCGAGGGTGCAAGAGTGA
- a CDS encoding GIY-YIG nuclease family protein: MESEKNTPIEHQNVPIAHQGLHGFLYSSDHEHSADASTVAPQSDGTAIVTLSAWSEQAENAKVAGVYAVLDSDRLYQYVGYSRDVLRSLRGHIAQNGTQVCTFVRVQTFKFPKRQAMEALKNDWIAEINYTPTGNTGEQGTWAQTIGEAAKAAMTNGERDAYEDKKLKLRKAMADATLTDELTSQAMQSEVEIKRRHQLEVAVKNDDWSSVIDSQT, translated from the coding sequence GTGGAATCTGAAAAAAATACTCCCATCGAACATCAAAACGTTCCTATTGCTCATCAAGGCTTGCATGGCTTTTTATATAGTTCTGACCATGAGCATAGTGCTGATGCCTCTACCGTTGCCCCGCAGTCTGATGGAACAGCCATAGTTACTTTATCCGCATGGTCAGAACAAGCAGAAAATGCTAAAGTTGCTGGAGTTTATGCAGTTTTGGATAGCGATCGCCTTTACCAGTATGTTGGTTATTCTAGAGATGTTTTACGTTCTCTTAGGGGACATATTGCTCAAAACGGGACTCAAGTATGTACTTTTGTTCGGGTTCAAACTTTTAAGTTTCCCAAACGTCAAGCAATGGAAGCACTTAAAAATGATTGGATAGCAGAAATTAATTATACTCCCACTGGAAATACTGGAGAACAGGGAACTTGGGCGCAAACAATTGGTGAAGCAGCCAAAGCTGCTATGACCAATGGCGAACGTGATGCTTATGAGGATAAGAAATTAAAGCTACGTAAAGCAATGGCAGATGCCACTTTAACTGATGAATTAACATCACAAGCTATGCAAAGCGAGGTCGAAATCAAACGCCGTCACCAATTAGAAGTAGCAGTCAAAAACGATGACTGGAGTTCAGTAATTGACTCTCAAACCTAA
- a CDS encoding uracil-DNA glycosylase family protein has protein sequence MFDIATLIAQVQQEAQREDFPIDIPVYKSAGLEPTKPILYAGNLQSPLCFFGRDLGKDEVHAEQPLIGASGTMVREGFYYGIYKQKAPSRKDLDATIIERVLLTNTVPYKPPGNKAYLMKVKKRFRPFIERLFVFHWQGNQIIPLGTEAFKWFVPYGAKGEVESFYKSSDRFENSLRVNLSATDDMGMTHQRSVKLLPLPHPSPLNQKYYEAFPGMLQKRLAQVEF, from the coding sequence ATGTTCGATATTGCTACTTTAATTGCTCAGGTGCAACAAGAAGCACAAAGAGAAGATTTTCCGATAGATATTCCTGTATATAAATCTGCTGGACTTGAGCCTACTAAGCCAATTCTTTATGCAGGAAATTTACAAAGTCCTCTATGTTTTTTTGGTCGTGATTTAGGTAAAGATGAGGTTCATGCTGAACAACCTTTAATTGGTGCTTCAGGAACAATGGTCAGAGAAGGTTTTTATTATGGAATTTATAAACAAAAAGCCCCTTCAAGAAAAGATTTAGACGCTACGATTATTGAGAGAGTTTTATTAACTAATACTGTGCCGTATAAGCCACCAGGAAACAAAGCTTATTTGATGAAGGTAAAAAAAAGATTTCGTCCTTTTATAGAAAGATTATTTGTCTTTCACTGGCAGGGAAATCAGATTATCCCTCTTGGAACAGAAGCTTTTAAATGGTTTGTTCCCTATGGTGCAAAAGGAGAAGTTGAGAGTTTTTATAAAAGTAGCGATCGCTTTGAAAATTCTCTAAGGGTAAATCTCAGTGCTACAGACGATATGGGCATGACTCATCAACGTTCAGTGAAGTTGCTACCCTTGCCCCATCCTTCTCCCCTAAATCAAAAATATTATGAGGCTTTTCCAGGAATGTTACAGAAGCGTTTGGCACAAGTCGAGTTTTAA
- a CDS encoding DUF6761 family protein, protein MLQDPQTIRHYQTITDGMVNLWCRRYSFEEIRLYLDGYIACLRNSNFIEQYQIHKLEEQALSFLRDPSNFERSFPQTQMETDTDYY, encoded by the coding sequence ATTCTTCAAGATCCGCAAACAATTCGGCATTATCAAACAATCACCGACGGAATGGTAAACCTCTGGTGTAGACGCTACAGCTTTGAGGAAATTAGACTGTATTTGGATGGCTATATTGCTTGTTTGCGCAACAGCAACTTTATTGAGCAATACCAGATTCATAAATTAGAAGAGCAAGCATTAAGCTTTCTACGAGATCCCTCTAATTTTGAGCGATCTTTTCCTCAAACACAAATGGAAACTGACACAGACTACTATTAA
- the grxD gene encoding Grx4 family monothiol glutaredoxin, with protein MTPEVKTKIDRLLNDNKVMVFMKGSKLMPQCGFSNNVVQILNTLGVPYETVDILADQDIRQGIKEYSNWPTIPQIYINGEFVGGSDIAIELYQSGELQQMVEVALAS; from the coding sequence ATGACACCTGAAGTAAAAACAAAAATTGATCGATTACTTAATGACAACAAAGTCATGGTATTTATGAAAGGGTCGAAACTGATGCCCCAGTGTGGTTTTTCTAACAATGTAGTGCAAATTCTCAATACTCTGGGTGTTCCTTACGAAACCGTAGATATTTTGGCAGATCAAGATATACGTCAAGGAATCAAAGAATATTCCAATTGGCCTACTATCCCTCAAATATATATTAATGGGGAGTTTGTTGGCGGTTCAGATATTGCGATCGAACTGTATCAAAGTGGTGAATTGCAACAGATGGTTGAAGTTGCCTTAGCTTCCTAG
- a CDS encoding BolA family protein yields the protein MISPEQVQTMIQEKLSNAKVKVAGDGQHFEAIIVSPDFAGKSRVKQHQIVYAALQAELASETIHALSLKTYTPEAWQAASSAPLK from the coding sequence ATGATTAGCCCTGAACAAGTACAAACAATGATTCAAGAGAAACTGTCCAATGCCAAAGTTAAAGTTGCGGGCGATGGACAACATTTTGAAGCCATAATTGTATCTCCAGACTTTGCAGGCAAATCCAGAGTCAAACAGCATCAAATAGTTTATGCTGCACTGCAAGCTGAGTTGGCATCAGAAACAATTCATGCCCTCTCTCTTAAAACCTACACTCCTGAAGCTTGGCAGGCTGCTAGTAGCGCTCCGCTTAAGTAG